Within Hydra vulgaris chromosome 02, alternate assembly HydraT2T_AEP, the genomic segment gcaaaaattaaaaatgcaataatttcCAATTTGAAGGAAAATAGATAAACACTGAAAatcaaactttaatatatttttattttattacgaAAAGTTAcacaaaaacaaagtaaataaaaaaactgaatttatacaaaaattaaaaacaaaacaaattccattcatgaaaaaaaaaaacaaatcgtaATTAAAAGTGAATTATCCTAGCTTTTAATTCTGCGAAATCTTTAACCAAATCTTCTATGTCCAAATGATCAGCAATTTCTTTCTCGATGGAAATCGTAGCTAGACCAACTAAAAGATCTTGACACATTTGTGATCTGAAAtaggattttattattttcagcttTGAAAAGCTTCTTTCAGCACTAGCAACTGTGACTGGTAACGTTAGTAGTATGCGAAGAGCTATCGAAAGGTTTGGGAATACTTCGACAACATTAGATgtgtaaatacattttaatacactttttggATCGCTATTGGAAGTATCAAGTCGTCTCCCAATAGCTTTAATTTCATACCAAAGTTCGACCCCGTTGATATCAGATTGGCCATCAGACATAAGCGCTAACTGCAAGTCCTTACAGTGTTTCAATAACTCATCATCCGTAAAGTGTTTGCTGCCGATATTGTAAAGAAACCCAAATAACTCGTTATATTCCGATAATTGcgtaaatttttcatttattgctTGAATTGCGATGTCCAATATTCGATTGAAAAAAGATACTCTGAAGTTTTGTTCTGGTGATACTATCGGTTCATCACGACCTTCGTATAGGAATTGTCTACTC encodes:
- the LOC136075732 gene encoding uncharacterized protein LOC136075732 translates to MKYYHPEHRSEEKLPKALFTYPSYFTYLVIVELEIFEGFDVDDPVRVRRKSRQFLYEGRDEPIVSPEQNFRVSFFNRILDIAIQAINEKFTQLSEYNELFGFLYNIGSKHFTDDELLKHCKDLQLALMSDGQSDINGVELWYEIKAIGRRLDTSNSDPKSVLKCIYTSNVVEVFPNLSIALRILLTLPVTVASAERSFSKLKIIKSYFRSQMCQDLLVGLATISIEKEIADHLDIEDLVKDFAELKARIIHF